The genomic DNA TCGACTACGGCTTCCGGTTGCCGTCGGCGCTCGACAACCGGCCACTCAGGTTCAACGAGTTCGAGCGCAAGATGCGCCAGGTCGTGTTCGTGTCGGCGACGCCCGCCGATTACGAGAAGAAGACGTCGGGGCAGGTCGCCGAACAGCTGGTACGCCCGACCGGCCTCGTCGACCCCGAAATCGAGGTGCGGCCGGCGCGCAGCCAGGTCGACGACGTGCTCGGCGAGATCAACGAGCGCGTCAAGGCCGGCGACCGCGTGCTGGTCACGACGCTGACCAAGCGGATGGCCGAGCAGCTCACCGAGTTTCTGGCCGACCACGGCATCAAGGTGCGCTACCTCCATAGCGACATCGACACGGTGGAGCGTGTCGAGATCATCCGCGATCTGCGTCTGGGCGCGTTCGACGTGCTGGTCGGGATCAACCTGCTGCGTGAGGGGCTCGATATTCCGGAGGTGTCACTCGTCGCGATTCTCGACGCGGACAAGGAGGGCTTCCTGCGCGCCGAGCGTTCGCTGATCCAGACCATCGGCCGGGCGGCGCGTAACGTGAACGGCAAGGCGATCCTGTACGCGGACAAGATCACTGACTCGATGCGTCGCGCGATCGACGAAACCGAGCGGCGCCGCACGAAGCAGATCGCGTTCAACGCCGCCCACGGCATCACGCCGCGTGGGGTGGTCAAGCGGATTCGCGACATCATCGACGGCGTCTACAACGTCGACGAAGCGCGCGCCGAGTTGAAGGAGCAGCAGGTCCGGGCGAAGTTCGAGGACATGTCCGAGAAGCAGCTCGCCAAAGAGATCAAGCGCCTCGAAAAGCAGATGATGGAGCACGCGAAGAATCTCGAATTCGAGAAGGCCGCGCAGACCCGCGACCAGCTGGCGCTGCTGCGTCAACGCGTGTTCGGCGCGAACGTCGGCGACCATGTGTCGGGCATCGAGTGACCGACGCGTTTTCCCCCTTGCTTTTGACCACCATCAAAGGGCGCGGCCATTCGCCGCGCCTGCTCACCGCAGCCGGCGCTTAAGCTCCCGCTCGAGCCGTCGGCGCGGCCGCCGTGGCCGCGATTCATTCGGTCCCTGTTTCGCCCGGCGCACACCGGTTTTCTTAAGCGAGCCTTAAGACCCTGACGGCACAAGGCCGGGCGTGCTGGCAGATTTGTTCTCGTCGGCGATCGATGATAAACTCAACCAATATTGAGAATGGTTCGCATTTAAATTCACATCTGGCTTGCGAGCGCTCAGTTCCGATCAAATCGATTCCAGTCTGATAAAAACAAGGAGTTTCAATGCGGATGTCTTCCTTTGTGCGGGGCGGTGCGGCAGCGGTAGCCGCTGCCGCGGCGCTGTCCGCCTCGGCCGCCGAATATCCGATCGGCAAGCAGCAGATCCAGGGCGGCATGGAAATCGGCGCGGTCTATCTGCAACCGATCACGATGGAACCCGAAGGCATGATGCGCAAGGCGTCGGAGTCGGACATCCACCTCGAGTCCGACATCCACGCGGTCAAGAACAATCCGACCGGTTTCGCCGAAGGCGACTGGATGCCGTATCTGCAGGTGCACTACGAACTGACGAAGGCCGGCTCGAACCAGCCGATCAAGGGCGACCTGATGCCGATGGTCGCGAACGACGGTCCGCACTATGGCGACAACGTCAAGCTGCAAGGCCCGGGCAAGTACCACCTGAAGCTGATCGTCGAACCGCCGATGCAGATGGGCCACATGGCGTTCGGCCGCCACATCGACAAGGAAACCGGCGTGGGTCCGTGGTTCAAGCCAATCTCGCTCGAATATGACTTCACCTTCGCCGGCATCGGCAAGAAGGGCGGTTACTGATCGGCGCGTGGTGCCAGTGCGGTCGATAACCGTATCAGTGAATGCAGCAGACGGCGCGCGGACGCCCGGTGTCATACCCGGCGTCGGCGCGTCGCGTTTTCCGGAAAGGCCAATGGGAATCAACCGAAAGATCGCGCTACTTGCCGCCACGCTTTGCCTGGCGGCCACGGCTCAGGCAGCCGACCTGCCGACCTTCAAGCTCGAAATGAACGACGGCAAGCTGAACCCGGCCCGGATCGAAGTGCCGGCGGGGCAGCGTATCAAGATCGAAGTGCGTAACACCGGCAAGGGCGCGGCCGAATTCGAAAGCGTGCAGTTGCGCAAAGAGAAAGTATTGGCGCCAGGCGCCGATTCGTTCGTCGTGATCGCTCCGCTCGAGCCGGGCGAATACAAGTTTTTCGACGACTTCCACCAGCAGGCGCAAGGCGTGATCGTCGCGAAGTAAGCATTGGTCTCGGTCGAACGCGAGCGCTGTCGTTCGCGCGAGGCAACGGAAGCGGGCAGTAGAAGGATCGAAGGGAGAGCTTGAATGGGTCAGATTCTGTTCATCGTGTGGCGGGAAAGTGTCGAGGCATTGCTGGTCGTCGGCATCCTGTACGCGTGGTTGAAAAACGGCGATGACGACGCGCGCCGCGGCTTGCCGTATCTGTGGGGTGGCGTGGCGGCCGGCGTGATCGCGGCGGTGGCGCTCGGCGCGGCGCTGGTCGGCTTCACCGAGGTGCTCTCCGGTGACGCGCAGGACTACTTCCAGACCGCGATGGTGCTCATTGCCTGCGTGCTGATCGTGCAGATGGTGCTGTGGATGAAGCAGCACGGCCGCACGCTGAAGCGCGACATGGAACAGTCGCTGCAGAAGAGCCAGCGCGATTCGAACTGGTGGGGCGTCGCGGTGCTGGTCGCACTGGCGATTGCGCGCGAAGGCAGCGAAACGGTGATCTTCCTGTACGGTCTCGGCTTCGGGCAGTCGGGTCATGTCGACGGCAGCCAGATGCTGGCGGTGGTGATCGGTCTCGCGCTCGCGCTCCTGACCTTCTACGTGTTGCAACTCGGCGGCAAGATCTTCTCGTGGCGGCTCTTTTTCCGCATCACCGAAATCATGTTGCTGTTCCTCGGCGCGGGCCTGTTCCAGACCGGCGTTGACAAGCTGATCGACAAGGAAATCCTGCCGACGCTCGTCGACCAGCTGTGGAATTCGTCGGCGATTCTCGATGATTCGAGCACCTTCGGTTCGCTCGTCGCAACGCTGACCGGCTATCGCGCGCATCCGGCGCTGATGAACCTGATTGCCTACGGCGTGTACTGGGCGGTCGTTTATCTGCTCCTGCGCCGCGCCAATCGCAGGCCCGCGCAGCAGGCGGCAGGGCGCGCAGCATGAGCACCATGATGGCTGTCCGGCCGGGTCGCCTCGCGGCGGCCGGCCAGTGGATGCAGCGCCACGGCGCGGTGATCCGTGGGATCCAGTGGACCGTGGTCGCGGTGTACGCGTTCCTGATCATCGTGCCCGCGCTAATGCCGCTGCCCGACGACACCGCGCATCTGTGGAACAACCTGACGCTCGCGGCGCAGTTCGTGTTCTGGGGAATCTGGTGGCCGTTCGTGCTGCTGTCGATGGTGATGCTCGGGCGCGTCTGGTGCGGCGTGCTGTGTCCGGAAGGTGCGCTCGCTGAATTCGCGAGCAAATTCGGCCGCGGTCGCGCGATTCCTCACTGGATGCGCTGGGGCGGCTGGCCGTTCGTCGCATTCGGCATCACGACGATCTACGGGCAGATGGTGAGCGTCTATCAGTATCCGAAAGCGGTGCTGCTGGTGCTCGGCGGCTCGACCTTCGCGGCGATCGTGATCGGTCTGCTATACGGACGCGAGAAGCGCGTCTGGTGCAAATACCTCTGCCCCGTCAACGGGGTCTTTTCGCTTCTGTCCCGGCTCGCGCCGTTTCACTACAAGGTCGACGAAGACGCCTGGCGCCGCTCGTACAAGAACGGCGAGCATGGGCATCGCGTGATTCCGATCAACTGCGCGCCGCTCGTGCCGTTGCGCAACATGAAGGGCGCGGCCGAGTGCCATATGTGCGGCCGCTGCAGCGGACACCGCGACGCGATCGCGCTGACGTGGCGCAAGCCGTCGACGGAAGTCGTGCAGTTGGGCGACCAGAAGGCCAACCCGTGGGACACGGCGCTGATCCTGTATGGCCTGCTCGGCATCGCGATCGGCGCGTTCCACTGGACCGCGTCGCGCTGGTTCATCGATCTGAAAATGTTCGCCGCGACGTGGCTCGTCGATCACGACATCACGTGGCCGCTCGACACCAACGCGCCGTGGTTCCTGTTCACGCATTACCCCGACCAGAACGACGTGTTCTCGTGGCTCGACGGCTCGCTGCTGATCGGCTACATCCTCGCGACGGCGCTCGTTTACGGCACCGCGCTGCTGCTGTTGCTGGCGGGCGCGACGCGCATGCTCGGGCGCTTTAACGTAAGGCGACTGCATCATCTGACGCAGGGGCTGATTCCGATCGCGGGCGCGGGCGTGTTCCTCGGTTTGTCGGCGACGACGTTGTCGCTGCTGCGCGCTGAGCACGTGTCGCTGTGGTGGGCGTCGGATCTGCGTATCGCGATTCTCGTGATCGCGAGCACGTGGAGCGGATGGCTCGCGTGGCTCGTTACGCGCCGCTATAGCGAGCGCTTTGTTCAGCGCGCGCTGGCCATGCTGTGGTTCGTCGCGGCGCTGGCGGTCGTCAATAGCGCGTGGTGGCTGATGTTCTGGGGCTGGGCGTCGAAGTAATGCTTCAGCCTGGGTTTTATGCGAACCCAGGCGCAAGCACAACGAGAAAAGCCGTGGGATGCTGCCATCCCACGGCTTTTTCATTTTCAACGAGTGAGAACCAAAAAAAAGCGGCCTGGCTGGCTGCGACGGCTGGCTGGGTGTCTGCACGAAGGGGTCTAGTTC from Paraburkholderia sp. HP33-1 includes the following:
- a CDS encoding FTR1 family iron permease; its protein translation is MGQILFIVWRESVEALLVVGILYAWLKNGDDDARRGLPYLWGGVAAGVIAAVALGAALVGFTEVLSGDAQDYFQTAMVLIACVLIVQMVLWMKQHGRTLKRDMEQSLQKSQRDSNWWGVAVLVALAIAREGSETVIFLYGLGFGQSGHVDGSQMLAVVIGLALALLTFYVLQLGGKIFSWRLFFRITEIMLLFLGAGLFQTGVDKLIDKEILPTLVDQLWNSSAILDDSSTFGSLVATLTGYRAHPALMNLIAYGVYWAVVYLLLRRANRRPAQQAAGRAA
- a CDS encoding cupredoxin domain-containing protein codes for the protein MGINRKIALLAATLCLAATAQAADLPTFKLEMNDGKLNPARIEVPAGQRIKIEVRNTGKGAAEFESVQLRKEKVLAPGADSFVVIAPLEPGEYKFFDDFHQQAQGVIVAK
- a CDS encoding 4Fe-4S binding protein — encoded protein: MSTMMAVRPGRLAAAGQWMQRHGAVIRGIQWTVVAVYAFLIIVPALMPLPDDTAHLWNNLTLAAQFVFWGIWWPFVLLSMVMLGRVWCGVLCPEGALAEFASKFGRGRAIPHWMRWGGWPFVAFGITTIYGQMVSVYQYPKAVLLVLGGSTFAAIVIGLLYGREKRVWCKYLCPVNGVFSLLSRLAPFHYKVDEDAWRRSYKNGEHGHRVIPINCAPLVPLRNMKGAAECHMCGRCSGHRDAIALTWRKPSTEVVQLGDQKANPWDTALILYGLLGIAIGAFHWTASRWFIDLKMFAATWLVDHDITWPLDTNAPWFLFTHYPDQNDVFSWLDGSLLIGYILATALVYGTALLLLLAGATRMLGRFNVRRLHHLTQGLIPIAGAGVFLGLSATTLSLLRAEHVSLWWASDLRIAILVIASTWSGWLAWLVTRRYSERFVQRALAMLWFVAALAVVNSAWWLMFWGWASK
- a CDS encoding iron transporter codes for the protein MRMSSFVRGGAAAVAAAAALSASAAEYPIGKQQIQGGMEIGAVYLQPITMEPEGMMRKASESDIHLESDIHAVKNNPTGFAEGDWMPYLQVHYELTKAGSNQPIKGDLMPMVANDGPHYGDNVKLQGPGKYHLKLIVEPPMQMGHMAFGRHIDKETGVGPWFKPISLEYDFTFAGIGKKGGY